A region of the Synechococcus sp. UW179A genome:
GCCTGGATTCGCTGGGGTTTGGTGCTGCCGTTGCTGACCCTCAACCTGTTCGTGATCCGTCAGCTTCTCTTGCCGTTGGCTCCGTTCCCGGGCCTGTTTCTCACCGCGGCGTTGATTGCATTCCTGCTGGATATTCCCTGTCGCTGGCTCACCGGTCGAGGGATGCGCCGCTGGGTGGCGATCGTGTTCGTCACTCTCGGCACGATCGGGGCACTGGTCTTCGCTGCGCTGACCCTAGTGCCGCTGCTGATTGAGCAGCTTGGTCAGTTGATCAATGCTCTGCCCGGACTGCTCCTGGCGGCTCAGGAGTGGGTCAACCGTCTTCAGGAGTGGGCATCAATGCGTGGACTGCCTACTGAGTTTGGAGACCTCAGCAGTGATCTGCTCTCCCGTGCAAGCACTGTGGCCAGTCAGCTCAGTCAGAGCTTGCTGAGCATCCTTGGGGCCACACTCGGCACCACGATCAACACGTTGATCGTGCTTGTTTTGGCAGTGTTCTTCTTGATCGGAAGCGACTCGATCACGAAGGGCCTGGCTCGCTGGCTGCCTGATCAATGGCGTGGGTTGGTGACCAGCACCCTGGTTCGCACCTTCCGTGGTTACTTCGGCGGTCAAGTGATCCTGGCGCTGATCCTGACGCTGGGTCAGATCGTGGTCTTCACCCTTCTTGAGATCCCCTATGGAGTGCTGTTTGCAGTACTGATCGGTTTCACAACCCTGATCCCCTATGCCAGCGCTTTGACCATCGTCGCTGTGAGCGGCTTACTCGCTTTTCAGAATCCAAGTGCAGGCCTCGAGACTCTGGTGGCCGCGATCGTGGTGGGTCAGATCGTCGATCAGGTCATTCAGCCGCGTCTGATGGGAAGCATCGTGGGGCTGCAGCCAGCCTGGCTGCTGATTGCCTTGCCCCTGGGAGCGAAGGCCGGAGACCTTTACGGCCTCGGAGATCTGTTGGGTCTGCTTCTGGCAGTGCCTGTCGCCAGCTGCCTCAAGACGTTTGTGGATGCCTGGGCAGAGAATCAGGGCATCCACGCGGTCGTCAGTGACGTCAGTGCTGGGCCGGAATGATTTGCCTGGAGATCAGCTCGTTCACAACCTGATCCACGCAGTTGGCGAGGTCTGCTGCGCCGGTGTCGACAGAGAGTTCCGGGGTCTCTGGTGCTTCATAGGGGCTTGAGATCCCCGTGAATTCTTTGATTTCGCCCGCACGTGCCTTCGCATAGAGACCTTTGGTATCGCGCTGTTCGCACACGTTCAGATCAGCGGCACAGAAGATTTCGATGAAATCACCTTCGTTCACCAGGTTGCGTGCCTTGTCGCGGTCAGCACGGAACGGCGAGACGAATGCCGTCAAAACGATGGCACCGGAATCCAGAAAGAGTTTGGATACCTCACCGATGCGGCGGATGTTCTCCTCACGGTCGGCATCGGAAAAACCCAGGTCCTTGCAGAGGCCATGGCGAATGTTGTCGCCGTCGAGCACGTAGGTGGTCAGGCCCCGCTCGAACAGGGCCTGATTGACCGCATT
Encoded here:
- a CDS encoding AI-2E family transporter, whose protein sequence is MTSWPAWIRWGLVLPLLTLNLFVIRQLLLPLAPFPGLFLTAALIAFLLDIPCRWLTGRGMRRWVAIVFVTLGTIGALVFAALTLVPLLIEQLGQLINALPGLLLAAQEWVNRLQEWASMRGLPTEFGDLSSDLLSRASTVASQLSQSLLSILGATLGTTINTLIVLVLAVFFLIGSDSITKGLARWLPDQWRGLVTSTLVRTFRGYFGGQVILALILTLGQIVVFTLLEIPYGVLFAVLIGFTTLIPYASALTIVAVSGLLAFQNPSAGLETLVAAIVVGQIVDQVIQPRLMGSIVGLQPAWLLIALPLGAKAGDLYGLGDLLGLLLAVPVASCLKTFVDAWAENQGIHAVVSDVSAGPE
- the cysC gene encoding adenylyl-sulfate kinase, with the protein product MTASSSYGKLTNQGASTNIAWHQASVDRAARAEQRGHRSAILWFTGLSGAGKSTLANAVNQALFERGLTTYVLDGDNIRHGLCKDLGFSDADREENIRRIGEVSKLFLDSGAIVLTAFVSPFRADRDKARNLVNEGDFIEIFCAADLNVCEQRDTKGLYAKARAGEIKEFTGISSPYEAPETPELSVDTGAADLANCVDQVVNELISRQIIPAQH